Proteins found in one Patagioenas fasciata isolate bPatFas1 chromosome 13, bPatFas1.hap1, whole genome shotgun sequence genomic segment:
- the PDCD5 gene encoding programmed cell death protein 5: MADEELEALRQQRLAELQAKHGDPSSDQSQQEAKQREAEIRNTILAQVLDQAARARLSNLALVKPDKAKAVENYLIQMARFGQIPGKVTEQGLIEILEKVSQQTEKKTTVKFNRRKVLDSDEEDDY, from the exons ATGGCGGACGAGGAGCTGGAGGCGCTCCGGCAGCAGCGGCTGGCCGAGCTGCAGGCCAAGCACGGG GATCCTTCCAGTGATCAGTCTCAACAGGAAGCAAAACAGAG GGAAGCAGAGATAAGAAATACTATTTTAGCTCAAGTTCTTGATCAAGCAGCTCGTGCAAGAT taagcaatttaGCACTTGTGAAACCAGACAAAGCAAAAGCAGTAGAGAATTACCTTATACAGATGGCAAGATTTGGACAGATACCTGGAAAG GTGACAGAACAAGGTTTGATAGAAATACTTGAAAAAGTGAGTCAacaaacagagaagaaaacaacagTGAAG TTCAACAGAAGGAAAGTGTTGGATTCTGATGAAGAGGATGATTATTGA